In Amia ocellicauda isolate fAmiCal2 chromosome 5, fAmiCal2.hap1, whole genome shotgun sequence, a genomic segment contains:
- the proser2 gene encoding proline and serine-rich protein 2, translated as MPRGNSDRNSTMDLNISAKPRPQYGLNGSHEASSRTPLSSSSPNEDALQFLSWEEKECIIFFEETIDSLDDDRADSTFSSGSSTPVVDRATPTFMEQRNPSPKGEDIIDLVHGSPTEFSGLVYKPHGTGGGTALAAHDVTSVSMHPESHFEMRPRRQVTEGYPSEFTFPAPPPPMSNLEGDSFASPFYHPAGSIPTPVIIAQKIAENQAGAAPFSSTSLLTERSSSLESDRSPPPSPDYMGRTGPTTAAKPNKYPGNINVVMGGKDYNQTIAKAAVKVQERKAQVWANLTGAPLNSINLEEKPTNQRNQPTRSTSFRDPMPSKSRQEALSILGLNKNVPKSPSGSKPRVVSSPPDSPSKAGIASTDLRYHGSNPRPGAFPFGSSSKPAAYRPDTRPSENRSSRHNGAQSAHVSSSAPLSPDLVRQRPASAFRPQGITVQFSGRGATDESRRQALRKLGLLKDS; from the exons AATGAGGATGCCCTCCAGTTCCTGAGCTGGGAGGAGAAGGAATGCATCATATTCTTCGAGGAGACCATTGACTCCCTGGATGATGATCGAGCAGACTCCACTTTCTCTTCAGGGAGCAGTACTCCAGTTGTTGACCGGGCTACGCCAACCTTCATGGAGCAAAGAAATCCCAGCCCCAAGGGGGAAGACATCATTGACCTGGTTCATGGAAGCCCAACAGAATTCAGCGGGCTTGTTTACAAGCCACATGGCACTGGTGGTGGCACTGCGCTCGCTGCTCATG atgtCACAAGTGTCTCCATGCACCCCGAGTCACATTTTGAGATGAGACCAAGGCGGCAGGTAACGGAAGGCTACCCCTCAGAGTTCACATTCCCTGCTCCACCTCCCCCCATGTCCAATCTAGAAGGAGACTCCTTTGCGTCCCCTTTCTACCACCCTGCCGGCTCCATTCCCACGCCGGTCATCATTGCCCAGAAGATAGCGGAGAACCAGGCAGGGGCCGCACCGTTCTCCTCCACCTCCTTATTGACAGAGAGAAGCAGCAGCCTGGAAAGTGACAGGAGCCCCCCACCCTCTCCTGACTACATGGGCAGGACAGGCCCCACCACAGCAGCAAAGCCTAACAAATATCCAGGCAACATCAATGTCGTCATGGGAGGCAAAGACTATAACCAGACCATCGCGAAAGCAGCCGTCAAGGTTCAGGAAAGGAAAGCGCAAGTGTGGGCCAACCTAACTGGGGCGCCTCTCAATTCCATTAACCTGGAAGAGAAGCCAACCAACCAGAGGAACCAACCAACCAGAAGCACGTCTTTCAGAGACCCCATGCCCAGCAAGTCGAGGCAAGAAGCATTGTCCATTCTGGGCCTGAACAAGAATGTCCCAAAAAGCCCCAGTGGTAGTAAGCCCAGAGTTGTGTCCTCTCCTCCGGATTCACCGAGCAAAGCTGGCATTGCGTCTACTGACCTCCGTTACCACGGCAGTAATCCCCGACCGGGAGCTTTCCCCTTCGGCTCCAGTTCGAAGCCAGCTGCATACAGGCCGGATACCCGTCCCTCCGAGAACAGATCTTCCCGCCACAATGGTGCTCAGAGTGCTCATGTCAGCAGCTCGGCGCCGTTGTCACCAGACCTGGTGAGACAGCGCCCTGCGTCAGCATTCAGACCTCAGGGAATTACAGTGCAGTTCTCCGGGCGAGGGGCCACCGATGAATCCAGAAGACAAGCACTGAGGAAGCTTGGTCTTTTGAAGGActcttga